The following coding sequences lie in one candidate division KSB1 bacterium genomic window:
- a CDS encoding purine-nucleoside phosphorylase codes for MKQKVVSSKGTTSYKQQILEVVEFLQQRLPSKPPIGIILGTGLGGFADLLQEAGVIPYHEIPHLPQSTVKFHAGRLVFGRLGAKKALVMQGRFHYYEGYSMQQIVLPVRAMALLGIRTLIVTNAVGGLRPHLTPGTLALITDHLNLMGDNPLIGPHDELYGARFPDMSEAYSRRLRQLALETAALLQLPLAETVYAAVSGPSYETAAEVRMLQMLGADTVGMSVVPEVLAARQMGMEILGISAVTDQALPQAMQPVTHEDVSRVAQETAPKFNMLLTAIIERL; via the coding sequence TTGAAACAAAAGGTTGTGAGCAGCAAAGGGACGACATCCTATAAACAGCAAATACTGGAAGTTGTTGAATTCCTGCAGCAAAGACTTCCGTCCAAGCCTCCTATCGGCATCATTCTCGGCACCGGGCTGGGCGGTTTTGCGGACCTGCTGCAGGAAGCGGGCGTCATTCCTTATCATGAAATTCCGCATCTGCCGCAGTCGACGGTCAAGTTTCACGCCGGCCGCCTTGTATTTGGACGCTTGGGCGCAAAAAAAGCGCTGGTCATGCAGGGCCGCTTTCATTATTACGAAGGCTACAGCATGCAGCAGATTGTTCTACCGGTTCGCGCTATGGCTCTGCTGGGTATTCGCACTCTGATCGTTACGAATGCGGTCGGCGGCCTTCGCCCGCATCTTACGCCTGGGACTCTGGCATTAATCACGGATCACCTCAACCTGATGGGCGACAATCCGCTGATCGGCCCGCACGACGAGCTGTACGGCGCACGCTTTCCCGATATGAGCGAGGCCTACAGCCGTCGTCTTCGGCAACTCGCCTTAGAGACTGCGGCTTTGCTGCAACTCCCTTTGGCCGAAACCGTCTATGCCGCGGTCAGCGGTCCAAGTTACGAAACGGCTGCCGAAGTGCGCATGCTGCAGATGCTCGGCGCCGACACCGTCGGCATGTCGGTCGTACCGGAAGTATTGGCGGCACGGCAAATGGGGATGGAAATCCTCGGCATTTCTGCAGTTACCGATCAGGCTTTGCCCCAAGCCATGCAGCCGGTTACGCATGAAGACGTCTCGCGTGTTGCCCAGGAAACGGCACCAAAGTTCAACATGCTTTTAACGGCAATAATTGAACGATTATAG
- a CDS encoding DivIVA domain-containing protein yields the protein MKLTPLDVRKQEFKKVLRGYDPDEVEAFLVMVADELEFHLREKNQLNDELIKLRTQLRDYQRVEATLRETLMKAQSAVDDTRANSQREAELIIRKAELEAESILKEGREELAKIQREINLLHAQKDSFVRRLRQILESQLEMLELMEDDAPGLRQPSHTDQFAQNQSSEPATPMHERDAERPRIVRPASRTGNLDLSRDMRDKGIAADEDLSRNLI from the coding sequence GTGAAACTGACGCCGTTGGATGTTCGCAAACAAGAATTCAAAAAGGTTCTGCGCGGATACGACCCCGACGAAGTGGAAGCCTTTTTGGTCATGGTGGCCGACGAGCTGGAGTTTCATTTGCGCGAAAAAAATCAGCTCAATGATGAGCTGATCAAGCTTCGCACGCAGCTGCGCGATTATCAGCGCGTGGAAGCAACGCTGCGCGAGACGCTGATGAAGGCACAAAGCGCCGTGGACGATACGCGCGCCAATTCTCAGCGCGAAGCCGAGCTGATTATCCGCAAAGCGGAGCTCGAGGCCGAAAGCATCCTCAAAGAAGGGCGCGAAGAGCTGGCTAAAATCCAACGGGAAATAAATCTTTTGCATGCGCAAAAGGACTCGTTCGTCCGCCGGCTGCGGCAAATCCTGGAATCGCAGCTGGAAATGCTCGAATTGATGGAAGACGACGCGCCGGGGCTGCGGCAGCCGTCGCATACCGATCAATTTGCGCAAAATCAATCTTCCGAACCGGCTACCCCAATGCATGAAAGAGATGCGGAACGACCGCGCATCGTTCGGCCCGCATCGCGCACCGGCAATCTCGACTTGTCCCGCGACATGCGCGATAAAGGGATCGCGGCAGACGAGGATCTGAGCCGCAATTTAATCTAA
- a CDS encoding YggT family protein gives MGILVLHYLLSIYAYLIIAAAVLSWLPVNRQAAPVRLIERAVEPTLSVLRKIIPPLAGLDLSPAIALLLIMLIDRLLLSL, from the coding sequence ATGGGCATTTTGGTTCTACATTATTTGTTGTCGATTTATGCATATCTCATTATTGCCGCGGCGGTGCTGAGTTGGCTGCCGGTCAATCGACAGGCTGCGCCGGTGCGCCTGATCGAACGGGCCGTAGAGCCGACGCTCTCCGTTTTGCGCAAAATAATACCGCCGCTTGCGGGTCTCGATCTGTCTCCGGCTATAGCACTATTGCTCATCATGTTGATCGACCGCCTGCTGCTCTCTTTGTAG
- a CDS encoding Wzz/FepE/Etk N-terminal domain-containing protein, producing MSEHRVTFLEILYHLIERRFTVIKIVLTAGIITAIFSLIMPKWYTAKVTLLPPSEERSDFGVSSLLKNLPVGGLGLGLGLGTLSDETNLYLALLNSRTVQDLVLERFNLKQRYKVKTMEEARKVLAKNTSIEINEDNTISVSVQVKTPFFSSKRKTEEARILCADIANYYISKMDSVNRLVRSEKARRTRLFLERRYLQNLEDLHRAEEEFKDFQNKYGMIEIEEQTKAIISSLSQLKAMLMVKEVEASVVSLDKNRDHPDVKRVMKEVEELKKKYNELKNKSERDFSLINESDPFIPLGNIPDIGIQYLRLYREVKIQEMVQEFLYPQYEQAKIQEEKDTPTIQVLDPAVPPELKTKPKRVLMVIGSMLAAFFIYVLFLIFSFQLDYLKISDPLKYKKVVAMGGMIKQSFKLFSVGNH from the coding sequence ATGTCCGAGCACCGGGTGACCTTTTTAGAAATTTTATACCATTTGATCGAACGCAGATTTACTGTAATAAAAATTGTATTAACAGCCGGAATTATTACCGCTATATTCTCCTTGATTATGCCGAAATGGTACACGGCAAAGGTTACTTTATTGCCGCCGAGCGAAGAGCGCAGCGATTTTGGCGTAAGCTCATTATTAAAGAACTTGCCGGTGGGTGGTTTAGGGCTGGGTCTCGGCTTGGGCACCCTATCTGACGAAACAAACCTATATTTGGCTCTACTTAATTCAAGAACAGTTCAGGATCTTGTATTAGAACGCTTTAATTTAAAACAGCGTTATAAAGTAAAAACGATGGAGGAGGCTCGAAAAGTCCTTGCAAAGAATACTTCAATAGAAATAAATGAGGACAATACTATAAGTGTTTCTGTTCAGGTTAAAACACCATTTTTCAGCAGTAAAAGAAAAACTGAAGAAGCAAGAATACTCTGCGCAGACATTGCGAATTATTATATTTCGAAAATGGACAGTGTAAACAGGCTGGTTCGTTCTGAAAAAGCAAGAAGAACGAGGCTGTTTCTCGAACGAAGATACCTGCAAAATTTAGAGGATTTGCATCGCGCAGAAGAAGAATTTAAAGACTTTCAGAATAAATATGGGATGATCGAGATCGAAGAGCAAACAAAAGCTATTATCTCCTCTCTGTCCCAACTAAAGGCTATGCTAATGGTAAAAGAAGTAGAAGCTTCTGTAGTTTCCCTCGACAAAAACAGAGATCATCCCGATGTAAAAAGAGTGATGAAAGAAGTTGAAGAGCTAAAGAAAAAGTACAATGAATTAAAAAATAAAAGTGAAAGAGATTTCTCTCTTATAAATGAGAGCGATCCGTTCATACCTCTCGGAAATATTCCTGATATTGGTATTCAGTATCTTCGTCTCTATCGCGAAGTAAAAATTCAGGAAATGGTACAAGAATTCTTATATCCGCAATATGAGCAAGCCAAAATCCAGGAAGAAAAAGACACACCGACAATTCAAGTATTGGATCCTGCTGTTCCACCTGAGCTAAAAACAAAGCCCAAACGCGTCCTCATGGTAATCGGCAGCATGCTTGCAGCTTTCTTTATTTATGTTCTTTTTTTAATCTTTTCATTTCAGCTTGATTATTTAAAAATATCAGATCCATTAAAGTATAAGAAAGTGGTTGCAATGGGCGGGATGATAAAACAAAGCTTCAAACTATTTAGTGTAGGAAACCATTAA